The following are encoded together in the Triticum dicoccoides isolate Atlit2015 ecotype Zavitan chromosome 6B, WEW_v2.0, whole genome shotgun sequence genome:
- the LOC119322370 gene encoding 24.1 kDa heat shock protein, mitochondrial-like, with the protein MASRVVFSNRIPLVRAMENLLAASSGSALRPAAVAGGVRGYNAGAPLRSYDRDEAVEDTRRVARERDIGVPSFFSDVFRDPFSAPQSLGRLLSMLDDVAAASPDGAARAAPMRRGWNAREDADALRLRVDMPGLGKEHVKVWAEQNSLVIKGEGEKESEQEGADAPRYSGRLELAGDVYRMDQIKAEMKNGVLRVVVPKVKEEHRKDVFEVNVD; encoded by the exons ATGGCATCAAGGGTTGTGTTCTCCAACAGGATCCCGCTGGTGCGCGCCATGGAGAACCTCCTGGCCGCGTCGTCCGGCTCGGCGCTCcggccggctgccgtcgccggcggCGTCCGCGGGTACAACGCCGGCGCGCCCCTCCGGAGCTACGACAGGGACGAGGCGGTCGAAGACACCCGCCGCGTCGCGCGCGAGCGCGACATCGGCGTGCCCAGCTTCTTCTCAG ATGTGTTCCGTGATCCGTTCAGCGCGCCGCAGAgcctgggccggctgctgagcatgcTGGACGACGTGGCGGCGGCGTCCCCCGATGGCGCCGCGCGGGCCGCGCCGATGCGGCGCGGGTGGAACGCGAGGGAGGACGCGGACGCGCTGCGGCTGAGGGTGGACATGCCGGGGCTGGGCAAGGAACACGTGAAGGTGTGGGCGGAGCAGAACAGCCTGGTGATCAAGGGCGAGGGCGAGAAGGAGTCGGAGCAGGAGGGGGCCGACGCCCCGAGGTACAGCGGCCGGCTCGAGCTCGCCGGGGACGTGTACCGGATGGACCAGATCAAGGCCGAGATGAAGAACGGCGTGCTCAGGGTGGTCGTGCCCAAGGTCAAGGAGGAGCATCGCAAGGACGTCTTCGAGGTCAACGTCGACTAG